In the genome of Amaranthus tricolor cultivar Red isolate AtriRed21 chromosome 15, ASM2621246v1, whole genome shotgun sequence, one region contains:
- the LOC130800848 gene encoding subtilisin-like protease SBT2.6, whose amino-acid sequence MASKLKELYFVFMNFDPEYERLRANRSKRGAYDLDMYLSRKHDEVLARTLQPGTYNKTFSLVIVDGFAVEITEDQAKMLRSTTDVRVVEKNQELV is encoded by the exons ATGGCTAGCAAGCTTAAAGAATTGTACTTCGTCTTCATGAACTTTGATCCTGAATATGAACGTCTTCGAGCTaatag GTCTAAGCGAGGAGCTTATGATCTTGATATGTATCTAAGTAGGAAACATGACGAGGTTCTAGCTCGAACCCTCCAGCCTGGCACTTACAACAAGACTTTTTCCCTTGTTATTGTCGATGGCTTTGCTGTTGAAATTACTGAAGATCAG gCGAAAATGCTCAGATCCACAACAGATGTTAGGGTGGTGGAAAAAAATCAGGaattagtttaa
- the LOC130800849 gene encoding probable polygalacturonase: MHKFTTIILLLFISALSSGAQDEVTCSGIVPLKNRYDKISITDFGAVGDGKTVNTKAFRAAIFRIKHYKRRGGTLLYVPPGVYLTDRFNLTSHMTLYLASGAVIKASQVVSKDVSYWPLADPLPSYGRGREREGGRYMSFILGDGVRDVIISGENGTIDGQGDVWWDMWRQRTLPHTRPHLVEFMHSSDIIISNVIFKNSPFWNIHPVYCSNVVVRYVTILAPADSPNTDGIDPDSSSNVCIEDSYIANGDDMIAIKSGWDEYGVAYGRPSSDITIRRVTGSTPFAGIAIGSEMSGGVQNVLAEHINLFNMGVGIHIKTNVGRGGYIRNVTISNVYIEKARKGIKIAGNVGDHPDDKFNPNTLPVVQDITMKSIWGEKILQPGLVKGIKNAPFTNICLSDINLHGSYSAKTTPWQCSDVKGSALKVSPWPCSELISSQDAGFCSIQA; encoded by the exons ATGCACAAATTTACGACGATTATCTTGCTTCTCTTTATATCGGCGCTTTCCTCCGGCGCTCAAGATGAAGTAACATGCTCAGGGATCGTACCGTTGAAAAACCGGTACGATAAGATATCAATTACGGATTTCGGCGCTGTGGGTGACGGAAAAACGGTTAATACTAAAGCCTTTAGAGCGGCTATATTTAGGATTAAACATTATAAAAGAAGAGGAGGTACGTTGCTGTATGTACCTCCGGGAGTTTATTTAACTGACCGGTTTAATTTAACTAGTCATATGACTCTTTATCTGGCTAGTGGTGCTGTCATCAAAGCTTCTCAG GTTGTATCTAAAGATGTTTCATATTGGCCATTAGCTGACCCCTTGCCTTCTTATGGTAGAGGAAGGGAGCGGGAGGGAGGGAGGTATATGAGCTTCATTCTAGGTGATGGAGTCCGTGATGTAATAATTTCTG GTGAGAATGGAACAATTGATGGTCAAGGAGATGTTTGGTGGGACATGTGGAGGCAAAGGACACTTCCACATACTAGGCCCCATCTCGTAGAATTCATGCATTCCAGCGACATTATAATATCTAACGTGATCTTTAAGAATTCTCCATTTTGGAATATTCATCCTGTCTATTGCAG CAATGTAGTTGTTCGATATGTTACCATATTGGCTCCAGCTGACTCTCCTAACACCGATGGTATTGATCCAG ATTCAAGCTCCAATGTCTGCATAGAAGACTCGTACATTGCAAATGGCGATGACATGATTGCCATAAAGAGCGGGTGGGATGAGTATGGAGTTGCCTATGGCCGCCCAAGCTCTGACATCACTATTCGAAGGGTAACTGGCTCAACTCCATTTGCTGGCATTGCTATTGGAAGTGAGATGTCTGGCGGCGTGCAGAACGTGTTGGCAGAAcatattaaccttttcaacatGGGAGTCGGTATACATATAAAAACCAATGTGGGAAGAGGAGGTTACATAAGAAACGTAACAATCTCCAATGTATACATTGAAAAAGCCCGGAAAGGTATTAAGATTGCTGGTAATGTCGGAGATCACCCAGACGACAAGTTTAACCCAAACACACTCCCAGTTGTTCAAGACATCACTATGAAGAGCATATGGGGCGAGAAGATTTTACAGCCAGGACTGGTAAAGGGGATAAAAAACGCCCCGTTTACTAACATCTGTCTTTCTGATATCAATCTCCACGGCTcttatagtgcaaaaacaacTCCTTGGCAGTGTTCTGATGTCAAGGGATCAGCTTTAAAGGTAAGCCCCTGGCCTTGCTCTGAATTGATCAGCTCCCAAGATGCTGGATTCTGTTCCATTCAAGCATGA